The following proteins are encoded in a genomic region of Spirosoma sp. SC4-14:
- a CDS encoding sensory rhodopsin transducer, translated as MELGKKTWAIAEGYIPAWSHGPEPQMTSHEAACLLNASDRDAHVEIMIYFSDREPVGPYKITVGARRTKHIRFNNLTDPEPVPVDTDYASVIRSDVPIVVQHTRLDSRQDANALISTIAYTE; from the coding sequence ATGGAGTTAGGTAAGAAAACATGGGCTATTGCCGAAGGCTACATTCCGGCCTGGAGCCATGGTCCTGAGCCACAAATGACCAGCCACGAAGCAGCTTGCCTGCTGAATGCATCGGATCGGGATGCGCACGTGGAAATTATGATTTATTTCTCCGACCGGGAGCCGGTAGGTCCTTATAAAATCACGGTTGGTGCCCGACGCACCAAACACATACGGTTCAATAACCTGACCGATCCTGAGCCAGTTCCGGTCGATACTGACTATGCCAGTGTTATCCGATCCGATGTGCCGATTGTGGTGCAGCATACCCGGCTGGATTCCCGCCAGGATGCCAATGCGCTGATTTCGACCATTGCTTATACCGAATAA
- a CDS encoding FAD-binding and (Fe-S)-binding domain-containing protein, whose product MVTETEQQSQSTYKERVVVENATGIDVEALEADLRLMIKGEVRFDRGSRATYSTDGSNYRQVPIGVVLPHDEDDIVQTVALCRQYGAPVLTRGGGTSLAGQGCNVAVVMDLSKYYNRILAIDPKQKTVTVQPGIVLDSMRGKTETQYGLTFGPDPATHDHCTLGGMLGNNSCGVHSVMAQHAGLGARVSDNTHSLTILTYDGTIMDVGPTPEDELERIIRTGGRKGEIYAKLKALRDRYADVIRAKMPQIPRRSSGFNLDELLPEKGFNVARALVGTEGTCVVILEATLMLLPKPKARSLLVLGFPDVYAAGHHAPIAMKHKPIGLEGMDEKLIGYMKKRGLNVDDLPLLPSGKGWLLVEFGGDTKEESDNKAKALMEEFKKSDNPPTMSLFDDPKQEKKLWEIRESGLGATAFVPDMPDTWPGWEDSSIPPDKVGDYLKSLRDLFHKYGYEASLYGHFGQGCIHCRIDFDLVTAKGIDTYKRFTNEAAKLVVSYGGSLSGEHGDGQARADLLDIMYGPDMMQAFREFKAIWDPTGKMNPGKAIDAYGQTENLRLGTDYNPPQVMTHFKYPDDDGSFARATLRCVGVGKCRHHEGGTMCPSYMVTREEEHATRGRARLLFEMLQGEELAEGWHSDKVKEALDLCLSCKGCLGDCPVHVDMATYKSEFLSHYYERKLRPRSAYAFGLIYWWSRLASLVPEVVNFFMQNPITGRLAKRAAGVSQKRTIPQFAEQTFRDWYRRETNGTKTGKPRVILWADTFNNFFLPETLVAGHEVLEAAGFDVVVPKQILCCGRPLYDFGMLDTAKNLLYDIMNTLRDDIRAGTPIVGLEPSCVSVFKNELCNLFPEHEDAKRLREQTFTLAEFLEKKAPDFKLPELKRKAIVHGHCHHKAVMKTEAEEKLLGDLKLDYEMLDSGCCGMAGYFGYLDGQQYDVGLAAGERVLLPKVREAGDDTLVIADGFSCREQIEQGTDRQGMHLAQVMQMALREQNGAKTGAYPEKTYVKGMKLSGKAVRKERLAVLAATLAGVALGYWLVQRKE is encoded by the coding sequence ATGGTAACCGAAACAGAACAACAAAGCCAGTCTACTTATAAAGAGCGAGTTGTTGTAGAGAACGCGACGGGCATTGATGTCGAAGCCCTCGAAGCGGATCTGCGACTTATGATCAAAGGCGAAGTCCGGTTCGACCGGGGAAGCCGGGCTACGTATTCGACCGATGGCTCCAACTATCGGCAGGTGCCTATTGGTGTAGTGCTTCCGCACGACGAAGACGATATTGTGCAAACCGTGGCGCTTTGTCGCCAATACGGAGCGCCTGTTCTGACGCGGGGCGGAGGGACCAGTCTGGCAGGGCAGGGTTGCAATGTAGCCGTGGTTATGGATTTGTCGAAGTATTACAATCGGATACTGGCGATCGATCCAAAGCAGAAAACCGTAACGGTTCAGCCCGGCATTGTGCTCGACAGTATGCGCGGCAAAACCGAAACGCAGTATGGGTTAACTTTTGGGCCTGACCCCGCCACGCACGACCATTGCACATTGGGCGGTATGCTGGGCAATAACTCCTGTGGTGTCCATTCCGTAATGGCGCAACATGCAGGGCTGGGGGCACGTGTTTCCGACAACACCCACTCGCTCACTATCCTGACCTACGATGGAACCATTATGGACGTTGGCCCAACCCCCGAAGATGAACTGGAACGGATTATTCGCACGGGTGGGCGTAAGGGTGAAATCTATGCGAAGCTGAAAGCCCTGCGCGACAGGTATGCCGATGTGATTCGGGCTAAAATGCCACAGATTCCCCGGCGTTCGTCAGGTTTTAATCTGGATGAATTGCTTCCCGAAAAAGGCTTCAACGTAGCACGGGCGCTGGTCGGAACAGAAGGTACCTGTGTGGTTATACTGGAAGCCACGCTTATGCTCCTGCCCAAACCGAAAGCCCGGTCGCTGCTGGTGCTGGGTTTTCCGGATGTGTATGCCGCCGGACACCATGCACCTATAGCCATGAAACATAAGCCCATTGGTCTCGAAGGAATGGATGAGAAACTGATTGGCTACATGAAAAAACGGGGGCTGAACGTCGACGATCTGCCTTTGTTACCCTCTGGTAAAGGCTGGTTGCTGGTTGAGTTTGGGGGCGATACCAAAGAGGAGTCCGACAACAAGGCCAAAGCGCTCATGGAGGAGTTTAAAAAGAGCGATAATCCCCCAACAATGAGTTTGTTCGATGATCCGAAGCAGGAGAAAAAACTCTGGGAAATTCGCGAATCAGGACTGGGCGCTACAGCCTTTGTGCCCGACATGCCCGATACCTGGCCGGGGTGGGAAGATTCGTCCATACCACCCGATAAAGTAGGCGACTATCTTAAGTCCCTGCGCGATCTCTTTCATAAGTATGGTTACGAAGCATCACTCTACGGGCATTTTGGGCAGGGATGTATTCACTGCCGCATCGACTTCGATCTGGTGACTGCCAAAGGCATTGATACCTACAAACGCTTTACGAACGAAGCGGCTAAACTGGTCGTTAGCTATGGTGGGTCGCTGTCGGGTGAGCACGGCGATGGACAGGCTCGCGCCGACTTGCTCGACATTATGTATGGGCCCGACATGATGCAGGCGTTTCGGGAGTTTAAAGCCATCTGGGACCCAACCGGCAAAATGAATCCGGGCAAAGCCATCGACGCCTATGGCCAGACCGAAAACCTGCGGCTGGGCACCGACTATAATCCACCCCAGGTGATGACCCATTTCAAATACCCCGACGATGATGGCAGTTTTGCCAGGGCAACACTCCGGTGTGTGGGCGTAGGCAAATGCCGCCATCACGAAGGCGGAACCATGTGCCCCAGCTATATGGTCACTCGCGAGGAAGAACATGCTACCCGTGGTCGTGCCCGACTACTGTTCGAAATGCTACAGGGTGAAGAACTGGCCGAAGGCTGGCATAGCGACAAGGTGAAAGAGGCCCTGGATTTGTGTTTGTCGTGCAAAGGCTGCCTGGGCGATTGTCCGGTGCATGTCGATATGGCGACCTACAAATCAGAGTTTTTGTCGCATTATTACGAACGAAAGCTTCGCCCACGCTCGGCCTATGCCTTTGGCCTGATCTACTGGTGGTCGCGGCTGGCGTCGCTCGTGCCCGAAGTCGTAAATTTCTTCATGCAGAATCCCATAACAGGTCGGTTGGCGAAACGGGCGGCTGGCGTTTCACAGAAGCGGACTATTCCTCAATTTGCCGAACAGACTTTCCGCGACTGGTACCGGCGCGAAACCAATGGGACGAAAACCGGCAAACCGCGCGTGATTCTGTGGGCCGATACGTTCAATAATTTCTTTCTGCCCGAAACCCTGGTGGCTGGTCACGAAGTACTCGAAGCGGCTGGGTTTGACGTAGTAGTTCCAAAGCAAATCCTGTGCTGTGGTCGTCCGCTATACGATTTTGGGATGCTCGATACGGCTAAAAATCTGCTCTACGACATCATGAATACCCTGCGCGACGACATTCGGGCAGGAACGCCCATCGTTGGACTGGAACCCAGTTGCGTGTCAGTATTTAAAAACGAGTTGTGCAACCTGTTTCCCGAACATGAAGATGCCAAACGCCTTCGGGAGCAAACGTTTACGCTGGCCGAATTTCTGGAAAAGAAAGCGCCCGACTTCAAACTGCCCGAACTGAAACGGAAGGCCATTGTGCATGGTCACTGCCATCACAAAGCGGTTATGAAAACCGAAGCAGAAGAAAAACTGCTGGGCGACCTCAAGCTCGACTACGAGATGCTGGATTCGGGTTGTTGCGGTATGGCGGGTTATTTTGGCTACCTCGACGGACAACAGTATGACGTTGGCCTGGCAGCCGGAGAACGCGTATTGTTACCCAAAGTTCGGGAGGCAGGCGACGATACGCTGGTAATTGCCGATGGGTTTAGTTGCCGCGAACAAATTGAGCAGGGTACGGATCGGCAGGGAATGCACCTTGCTCAGGTAATGCAGATGGCCCTACGCGAACAGAATGGAGCCAAAACCGGTGCATATCCCGAAAAGACCTATGTAAAGGGCATGAAGCTGTCCGGAAAAGCCGTCAGGAAAGAACGGCTGGCAGTATTAGCCGCAACTCTGGCAGGTGTTGCGCTGGGCTACTGGCTGGTGCAAAGGAAAGAATGA